A single genomic interval of Pseudomonadales bacterium harbors:
- a CDS encoding acyl-CoA synthetase: MPARHFNIADLFEIVADAVPGREALVCGAARLSYADLDRRANRLAHYLEAQGIGAGDKVGLYLHNCNEYLEGMLACFKICAVPVNVNFRYVDEELVHVFGNSDMVGCIHHREFVPHIAAVRGAVPRLRVLVSVDDDTGFDPDSIGAASYENAVASGAETRGFAERSDDDLFLLYTGGTTGMPKGVMWPHKAVFFAAMGGGGHFHPAGPITAPAEIAVRAQEGFVVIGLPLAPLMHGACWWYACIQLLAGSKVVLNPAHSLIAEDVWDLVERERVNAISIVGDAMAIPLLDALERNPGRWDLGCIFNVGSGGAVFSESKQARFREHFPNVLITNSFGSSEGGQMGMDNGQRRSDAENGLGNVSRTPYMDVIVEEQRRHARPGESGIFARSGHIPIGYYNDAEKTARTFVEVEGRRWLLTGDAARLEPDGSITVFGRGSNCINSGGEKIFPEEVEQALKNHPDVFDALVVGTPDERWGQKATAVVSVRDGRWPTLEELQNAARVHIAGYKLPRDLHIIAEIPRQPSGKPNYVRAREIALAGAHRAP; encoded by the coding sequence ATGCCCGCCAGGCATTTCAACATCGCCGACCTGTTCGAGATCGTCGCCGACGCCGTCCCCGGGCGCGAGGCGCTGGTATGTGGGGCTGCGCGCCTGAGTTACGCGGACCTCGACCGGCGTGCGAACCGGCTGGCGCATTATCTGGAGGCGCAGGGTATCGGTGCCGGTGACAAGGTGGGACTTTACCTGCACAACTGCAACGAATACCTGGAAGGCATGCTCGCCTGTTTCAAGATTTGTGCCGTGCCGGTGAACGTGAACTTCCGCTACGTCGACGAAGAACTCGTACACGTCTTCGGCAACTCGGACATGGTCGGCTGCATCCACCATCGCGAGTTCGTGCCGCATATCGCGGCGGTGCGTGGTGCCGTACCGCGCCTGCGCGTACTTGTCAGCGTCGACGACGATACCGGTTTCGACCCGGATTCCATCGGTGCGGCCTCCTACGAGAATGCCGTTGCGAGCGGGGCCGAGACACGGGGCTTCGCCGAACGTTCCGATGATGATCTGTTCCTGCTTTATACCGGCGGCACCACCGGCATGCCGAAGGGCGTGATGTGGCCACACAAGGCCGTGTTCTTCGCTGCGATGGGAGGCGGTGGCCACTTCCATCCCGCTGGCCCGATCACGGCACCCGCAGAGATCGCGGTGCGTGCGCAGGAAGGTTTCGTCGTGATCGGCCTGCCGCTCGCACCACTGATGCACGGTGCATGCTGGTGGTATGCGTGCATCCAGTTGCTGGCCGGCAGCAAGGTAGTGCTGAACCCCGCGCACTCGCTGATCGCCGAGGATGTGTGGGACCTGGTCGAACGTGAACGCGTGAACGCGATCTCCATCGTCGGTGACGCGATGGCAATCCCGTTGCTCGATGCGCTCGAACGCAACCCCGGGCGCTGGGATCTGGGCTGCATATTCAACGTGGGTTCCGGAGGCGCGGTATTCTCCGAGTCGAAGCAGGCGCGTTTCCGTGAGCATTTCCCGAACGTGCTGATCACGAATTCCTTTGGTTCTTCCGAGGGTGGCCAGATGGGCATGGACAACGGCCAGCGGCGCAGCGATGCCGAAAACGGGCTCGGCAACGTGAGTCGCACGCCGTACATGGACGTGATCGTCGAGGAGCAGCGTCGGCACGCACGCCCCGGAGAATCCGGAATCTTTGCGCGCAGCGGGCATATTCCGATCGGGTACTACAACGACGCGGAAAAAACCGCCAGGACCTTTGTCGAGGTCGAGGGCAGACGCTGGTTGCTCACCGGGGATGCCGCGCGCCTGGAGCCCGACGGCTCGATCACCGTTTTCGGTCGCGGGTCGAACTGCATCAACAGCGGGGGCGAGAAGATCTTCCCCGAGGAAGTCGAGCAGGCGCTGAAGAACCATCCCGACGTGTTCGACGCGCTGGTGGTTGGCACGCCGGACGAACGCTGGGGCCAGAAGGCCACCGCGGTGGTGTCGGTGCGCGATGGTCGCTGGCCGACGCTGGAGGAACTGCAGAACGCAGCGCGTGTGCATATCGCCGGTTACAAGTTGCCGCGCGACCTGCACATCATTGCCGAAATACCGCGCCAGCCGAGCGGCAAGCCGAACTATGTACGGGCGCGTGAGATCGCGCTTGCGGGAGCGCACCGCGCTCCCTGA
- the pilW gene encoding type IV pilus biogenesis/stability protein PilW, which yields MIAAVWRRSGISMLLAGLVLLCGCATTTITGSTFKADKEAEIQRRVEAATAYLEKGNTEQAIVHLRRALELDPHSAPVHDTLAQVFWRTGEYELATEHFRRAIAADPKFSRARNNYAAFLYERGDTRGAIRELEHVVADTLYESRATAFANLGRAYNKVGETARAEEMLQRALRMDARQWPAMLELALIEHDRGNAATAMRYYDQFRAAAPRQSPRSLLLGIRLARSTGDRDAEASYALQLRNMYPGSAEYREYTSTLSGN from the coding sequence ATGATTGCTGCCGTATGGCGACGCTCGGGTATCTCGATGCTGCTTGCAGGGCTCGTGCTGCTCTGTGGGTGCGCGACGACCACGATCACCGGCTCCACGTTCAAGGCCGACAAGGAGGCGGAGATCCAGCGTCGTGTCGAAGCCGCGACGGCGTATCTCGAGAAGGGCAATACGGAACAGGCGATAGTGCACCTGCGGCGTGCGCTCGAACTCGACCCGCACTCGGCGCCGGTGCATGACACGCTGGCACAGGTGTTCTGGCGCACCGGTGAATACGAACTGGCTACCGAGCATTTCCGGCGCGCGATCGCGGCCGACCCGAAGTTCTCGCGCGCGCGCAACAATTACGCGGCATTTCTCTACGAGCGAGGCGACACGCGCGGTGCGATCCGCGAACTCGAGCACGTAGTGGCCGATACGCTCTACGAATCGCGTGCGACCGCGTTCGCGAACCTCGGCCGGGCCTACAACAAGGTCGGCGAAACGGCACGCGCGGAGGAAATGTTGCAGCGCGCACTCCGGATGGACGCTCGCCAGTGGCCGGCAATGCTGGAGCTGGCGCTCATCGAGCACGATCGCGGCAACGCTGCCACGGCGATGCGTTACTACGACCAGTTCCGTGCTGCGGCACCACGCCAGTCGCCACGCAGTCTGCTGCTCGGCATCCGCCTTGCACGCTCGACGGGCGATCGTGATGCCGAGGCGAGCTACGCGCTGCAGTTGCGCAACATGTATCCCGGGTCGGCGGAATACCGTGAATACACCAGCACGCTTTCCGGAAACTGA
- a CDS encoding helix-turn-helix domain-containing protein encodes MTRVSDSSTEGGPGERLRAAREAAGLSVSEVAEELQLLQSFVRALEQNSHERIRGDTFVRGYLRNYARLLGLDPQEIVDDYLQARAHAGSAARPGAAKRQRARATSGAGRIGVVVALLAASALYLFHNRAPSAASHAVVDAVVTVETGAGAQVVPLTVPEHEPPTDTR; translated from the coding sequence ATGACACGCGTGAGTGATTCCAGCACGGAAGGCGGGCCGGGCGAGCGACTGCGGGCCGCGCGCGAGGCTGCAGGCCTGAGTGTCAGCGAGGTTGCCGAGGAGCTGCAGCTGCTGCAGTCCTTCGTGCGCGCGCTCGAGCAGAACAGCCATGAACGCATCCGTGGCGATACCTTTGTGCGCGGCTACCTGCGCAACTACGCGCGGCTGCTCGGACTCGATCCGCAGGAGATCGTCGATGACTACCTGCAGGCGCGTGCGCACGCCGGTTCGGCTGCACGCCCCGGTGCCGCGAAGCGGCAGCGAGCGCGCGCTACCTCGGGTGCGGGGCGTATCGGCGTGGTGGTGGCGCTGCTCGCAGCGAGTGCACTCTACCTTTTTCACAATCGTGCTCCGTCCGCGGCAAGCCATGCCGTGGTCGATGCCGTGGTCACGGTCGAAACCGGTGCCGGTGCGCAGGTCGTGCCGCTGACGGTGCCGGAGCACGAGCCGCCAACGGATACCCGCTGA
- the der gene encoding ribosome biogenesis GTPase Der — MVPVIALVGRPNVGKSTLFNRLTRSRDALVADIPGLTRDRQYGEFHVDGRRFIVVDTGGLSGQEEGIDSEMARQSLAAIAECDLALVLVDARAGVTPADQRILALLRASGKPFLLVVNKIDGTDELLASAEFHELGAPELIAVSAAHGRNMGRLERALLAAIPPTEAPGEEAEPGAGARVRVAVVGRPNVGKSTLVNRILGEERVVVFDQPGTTRDSVYIDFERGDTRYTLIDTAGLRRRRSVHETVEKFSIVKTLQAIADANVVLVLIDAQEGLVEQDVHLLGHVIDSGRALIIVCNKWDGLPADRRAALKNELERRLAFADFAEVHFISALHGSNVGQLYAAIDRAWVSAQRKLPTNRLTAILESAVAAHAPPLVHGRRIKLRMAHPGGSNPPLIVIHGNQTADVPEHYRRYLENVYRRELALVGTPLRIEFVTGTNPFAGRRNTLTPRQEYKRKRLMQHVRKSRR; from the coding sequence ATGGTTCCGGTGATTGCGCTGGTCGGGCGGCCGAACGTCGGCAAATCGACGCTGTTCAATCGTCTCACGCGCAGTCGCGATGCACTGGTCGCCGACATTCCCGGACTCACGCGCGATCGCCAGTACGGTGAGTTCCACGTCGACGGACGGCGTTTCATCGTCGTCGACACCGGTGGCTTGAGTGGACAGGAAGAGGGGATCGACAGCGAAATGGCACGCCAGTCGCTGGCGGCGATCGCGGAATGCGATCTTGCGCTGGTGCTGGTCGACGCACGCGCCGGCGTGACCCCGGCAGACCAGCGGATCCTCGCGTTGCTGCGAGCGAGCGGCAAGCCGTTCCTGTTGGTGGTGAACAAGATCGACGGCACCGACGAGCTGCTCGCGAGTGCCGAATTCCACGAGCTTGGCGCGCCGGAGCTGATCGCCGTCAGCGCAGCCCACGGACGCAACATGGGTCGGCTCGAGCGGGCATTGCTCGCGGCCATTCCACCGACCGAGGCGCCGGGAGAAGAGGCAGAGCCGGGGGCGGGCGCACGCGTGCGCGTCGCGGTGGTCGGACGACCGAATGTAGGCAAGTCCACGCTGGTCAATCGTATCCTCGGCGAGGAGCGCGTGGTGGTCTTTGATCAGCCGGGCACCACGCGCGACAGCGTCTACATCGATTTCGAGCGTGGCGATACACGCTACACCCTGATCGATACGGCGGGGTTGCGACGCCGGCGCAGCGTGCACGAAACGGTCGAGAAGTTTTCCATCGTGAAGACCCTGCAGGCGATCGCCGATGCCAACGTGGTGCTGGTGCTGATCGATGCGCAGGAAGGACTGGTCGAGCAGGACGTGCACCTGCTCGGGCACGTGATCGACAGTGGCCGCGCGCTGATCATCGTGTGCAACAAGTGGGATGGCCTGCCGGCGGATCGCAGGGCAGCGCTGAAGAACGAACTCGAACGACGGCTTGCGTTTGCAGACTTCGCCGAAGTGCATTTCATCTCGGCGCTGCACGGTTCGAACGTCGGGCAGCTCTATGCGGCGATCGACCGTGCGTGGGTCTCGGCACAGCGCAAGTTGCCAACCAACCGGCTGACGGCGATTCTCGAGTCTGCAGTGGCCGCGCATGCACCGCCGCTGGTGCACGGACGCCGGATCAAGTTGCGCATGGCGCATCCCGGTGGCAGCAATCCGCCGCTGATCGTGATCCACGGCAACCAGACAGCAGACGTTCCGGAACACTATCGCCGCTACCTCGAGAACGTCTATCGCCGCGAACTGGCGCTGGTTGGCACACCGTTGCGAATCGAGTTCGTCACCGGCACCAATCCGTTCGCCGGTCGACGCAACACGCTGACGCCACGCCAGGAATACAAGCGCAAGCGTCTCATGCAGCACGTCAGGAAGAGCCGGCGCTGA
- the ndk gene encoding nucleoside-diphosphate kinase, with protein sequence MSIERTLSIIKPDAVAKNAIGEILSRFERSGLRIVAAKMLRLSEAGAGGFYAEHKGRPFYPALIGFMTSGPVLVQVLEGENAIARNRELMGATNPKEAAAGTIRADFASTIDANAVHGSDSPASAAREIAYFFAATELCERS encoded by the coding sequence ATGAGCATCGAGCGTACCCTTTCCATCATCAAGCCAGACGCAGTGGCGAAGAACGCCATCGGCGAGATCCTGTCGCGTTTCGAACGCAGCGGACTGCGTATCGTCGCGGCGAAGATGCTGCGCCTCAGCGAGGCCGGTGCGGGTGGTTTCTACGCCGAGCACAAGGGGCGGCCGTTCTATCCGGCACTGATCGGGTTCATGACCTCGGGTCCGGTACTGGTGCAGGTGCTGGAGGGCGAGAATGCGATTGCGCGCAACCGGGAACTGATGGGTGCGACCAATCCGAAGGAAGCGGCAGCCGGAACGATTCGTGCCGATTTCGCCTCCACGATCGACGCCAACGCGGTGCACGGTTCCGACTCGCCGGCTTCGGCAGCCCGCGAGATCGCGTATTTCTTCGCGGCCACCGAGCTCTGCGAGCGTTCCTGA
- a CDS encoding tetratricopeptide repeat protein translates to MDPYRTEEDQIRALKQWWEHNGTSTLAGIGLALVIVFGWQWWQQRHQSGGEQAAMLYQQLLQAVENSAEDEVQRANARHLGGELLKIAAASRLGDQTQLMLARIAVEKDDLAEAAQHLEAVLDRNPDVVRGALATRIYGLFGRAPDPELGALARVRLARVQFAAGSADKALATLEAAGTDDFLWQRHELRGDILRQRGDRAAALQAYQAASAAADVRVPPLLQMKLRELELEPEPAPGEAVQTAAPVTTEAAITTETAPEDKGAHP, encoded by the coding sequence GTGGATCCTTACAGAACCGAAGAAGACCAGATCAGGGCGCTGAAGCAGTGGTGGGAGCATAACGGCACGTCGACCCTGGCCGGTATCGGCCTTGCGCTGGTGATCGTGTTTGGCTGGCAGTGGTGGCAGCAGCGTCATCAGTCCGGAGGGGAACAGGCCGCGATGCTGTACCAGCAGTTGCTGCAGGCAGTGGAGAACTCGGCCGAGGACGAGGTACAGCGTGCGAATGCCCGCCATCTGGGCGGTGAGTTGCTGAAGATCGCGGCGGCTTCGCGTCTTGGCGACCAGACACAACTGATGCTGGCGCGCATCGCGGTGGAAAAGGACGATCTCGCGGAGGCTGCACAACACCTGGAAGCGGTGCTCGATCGTAACCCCGATGTCGTACGTGGGGCACTCGCCACACGCATCTACGGATTGTTCGGGCGCGCACCCGATCCGGAACTCGGCGCACTGGCACGGGTGCGGCTGGCTCGCGTGCAGTTCGCTGCCGGCAGTGCGGACAAGGCGCTCGCCACGCTCGAGGCGGCCGGCACCGACGATTTCCTCTGGCAGCGACACGAATTGCGCGGCGACATCCTGCGCCAGCGCGGTGATCGTGCGGCTGCGCTGCAGGCGTACCAGGCAGCATCGGCAGCAGCGGATGTGCGTGTGCCGCCACTGTTGCAAATGAAGCTGCGCGAACTCGAACTCGAACCCGAACCCGCACCCGGTGAGGCAGTACAGACTGCAGCGCCCGTGACGACGGAAGCGGCCATCACCACCGAGACGGCACCTGAAGACAAGGGAGCGCACCCATGA
- the rlmN gene encoding 23S rRNA (adenine(2503)-C(2))-methyltransferase RlmN, which yields MMENAALIASDAAPARVNLLGLPRARMEEFMVSLGEKPWRAQQLFKWIYHQGVDDFTHMTDISRALRERLAACAEVRAPQVAEEHVSADGTRKWLIRVDGGGSVETVFIPEQGRGTLCVSSQVGCALDCSFCSTGKQGFQRDLSAAEIIGQVWIAARTFGLPKRGGQRCITNVVLMGMGEPLLNFDNVVAAMDLMMDDFAYGISKRRVTLSTAGVVPALDRLASLSEASLAISLHAPNDALRDRLVPVNRRYPIRMLLDSARRYMDAQPDAKRVVTVEYTLIKGVNDSVELARELAELLHDFPCKINLIPFNPFPQSAYERPSRNAVSRFWNVLNDAGHRVTVRTTRGDDIDAACGQLVGRVRDRTKRSARHRATVPASSYEVHA from the coding sequence ATGATGGAAAACGCCGCCCTGATCGCCAGCGACGCTGCACCGGCACGGGTCAACCTGCTGGGACTGCCACGCGCGCGGATGGAGGAGTTCATGGTCTCGCTCGGCGAGAAGCCGTGGCGCGCGCAACAGTTGTTCAAGTGGATCTACCACCAGGGCGTCGATGATTTCACGCACATGACCGATATCAGCCGTGCATTGCGCGAACGGCTCGCTGCCTGCGCCGAGGTGCGGGCACCACAGGTGGCCGAGGAGCATGTTTCGGCGGACGGCACACGCAAGTGGCTTATCCGCGTCGATGGCGGCGGTTCCGTCGAGACGGTGTTCATCCCCGAGCAGGGGCGTGGCACTCTGTGCGTATCCTCGCAGGTGGGTTGTGCGCTGGACTGCAGTTTCTGCTCCACCGGCAAGCAGGGGTTCCAGCGCGACCTCAGTGCGGCGGAGATCATCGGCCAGGTGTGGATCGCGGCCAGGACATTCGGTCTGCCGAAGCGTGGCGGGCAGCGCTGCATCACCAACGTGGTCCTGATGGGCATGGGCGAGCCCCTGCTGAACTTCGACAACGTCGTCGCGGCGATGGATCTGATGATGGATGACTTCGCGTACGGGATATCCAAGCGGCGGGTGACCCTGAGTACCGCCGGCGTGGTCCCTGCGCTGGATCGGCTGGCGTCGCTCAGTGAAGCGTCGCTGGCAATTTCGCTGCACGCACCGAACGATGCGTTGCGCGACCGCCTGGTGCCGGTGAATCGCCGCTATCCGATCCGCATGTTGCTCGATTCGGCACGCCGCTACATGGATGCACAACCCGATGCAAAGCGCGTCGTGACCGTCGAGTACACCCTGATCAAGGGCGTCAACGACAGTGTCGAGCTGGCTCGGGAGCTGGCCGAGTTGCTGCACGACTTTCCGTGCAAGATCAATCTGATTCCGTTCAATCCGTTCCCGCAGTCGGCCTATGAAAGGCCGAGCCGCAACGCGGTCAGCCGCTTCTGGAACGTGCTGAACGATGCCGGTCACCGCGTGACCGTGCGTACCACGCGCGGTGACGACATCGACGCTGCCTGTGGCCAGTTGGTCGGACGTGTGCGTGACCGCACAAAGCGCTCGGCACGCCACCGCGCCACGGTGCCAGCGAGTTCGTACGAGGTTCACGCATGA
- the bamB gene encoding outer membrane protein assembly factor BamB: MMTRIAAGSGSIVARTALLFMLGGLLQACSVVDWVKGMGSGSSEEEKEALKPAPLADFSAETELDKVWSAGVGDGQGKEYNRLQVALDGTTIFAASADGTVAAFDAATGKRRWKIDVDAGLSGGVGVGGDLVLAGDTAGNVIALESASGHELWRTRVSSEVLAAPAADWDVVVVHTLDGNINGFDARTGARRWTHDTSMPLLTLRGTSAPVLDDGVAYVGLASGRIIAIKADVGTVLWEARVATPQGQSEIERAIDIDGRLALVGKGIYAVTYQGKVGGLDTANGRPLWARDASSFSGVGAGFGNIYVSETSGTVSAYEVGGGALRWQNDQFARRLPGTPVAVGSYVAVADFDGYVHLLSQVDGHVAGRVRADSAGVRADMVAAGDMLYVYGNSGDLTAFRVGSR, encoded by the coding sequence ATGATGACCCGTATCGCGGCCGGCTCCGGCAGCATAGTCGCGCGCACCGCGCTGTTGTTCATGCTTGGCGGGTTGTTGCAAGCGTGTTCGGTCGTCGACTGGGTGAAGGGCATGGGCAGCGGCAGCAGCGAGGAAGAAAAGGAAGCACTGAAGCCGGCGCCTTTGGCGGATTTCTCGGCTGAAACCGAGCTGGACAAGGTATGGAGTGCCGGTGTCGGCGACGGTCAGGGCAAGGAGTACAACCGTCTGCAGGTGGCGCTGGACGGCACGACGATCTTTGCCGCGTCCGCCGATGGTACCGTTGCCGCATTCGATGCCGCGACCGGCAAGCGGCGCTGGAAGATCGACGTCGATGCCGGTCTGTCCGGTGGTGTCGGCGTGGGTGGTGATCTGGTGCTCGCAGGCGATACCGCAGGCAACGTGATCGCGCTCGAAAGCGCGAGCGGGCACGAGTTGTGGCGCACGCGTGTCAGCAGCGAAGTGCTGGCAGCACCGGCAGCGGACTGGGACGTGGTCGTGGTGCATACGCTCGACGGCAACATAAACGGATTCGACGCGCGCACCGGGGCGCGGCGCTGGACGCACGATACCAGCATGCCGTTGCTGACATTGCGCGGCACCTCGGCACCCGTGCTCGATGACGGCGTGGCCTACGTGGGACTCGCGAGCGGGCGCATCATCGCCATCAAGGCCGATGTCGGAACAGTGTTGTGGGAGGCGCGTGTCGCGACGCCGCAGGGACAGTCCGAAATCGAGCGTGCGATCGACATCGATGGACGGCTGGCGCTGGTCGGGAAGGGGATCTACGCCGTGACCTACCAGGGAAAGGTGGGTGGACTCGATACTGCAAACGGACGCCCGTTGTGGGCTCGCGACGCCTCCAGCTTCAGCGGCGTGGGTGCTGGTTTCGGCAACATCTACGTATCGGAAACCAGCGGCACCGTGAGTGCCTACGAAGTGGGTGGTGGTGCACTGCGCTGGCAGAACGACCAGTTTGCGCGCCGCTTGCCGGGTACCCCGGTGGCGGTTGGCAGCTACGTGGCCGTGGCCGATTTCGACGGCTACGTGCACCTGCTGTCGCAGGTCGACGGGCATGTCGCGGGACGCGTGCGCGCCGACTCCGCCGGCGTGCGTGCCGATATGGTGGCCGCTGGCGACATGCTGTATGTCTACGGCAACAGCGGCGACCTGACGGCGTTTCGCGTCGGTTCGCGCTGA
- the hisS gene encoding histidine--tRNA ligase, with amino-acid sequence MQQLRAVRGMPDILPAQSALWQHIEREVAALLHAFAYHEIRLPLLEPTELFGRSIGEVTDIVEKEMYTFADRNGDSLTLRPEGTAGCVRAVLQNGLLQTLPLRLWYTGPMFRHERPQMGRQRQFHQIGVETFGLSGSDIEAEHLLLLSRLWQRLGVAHLVRLEINSLGSALARAAYREALVAYLGMHVDALDEDSRRRLGTNPLRILDSKDVGTRAVLAGAPSLATYLDEESRAHMEGLCELLDAAGVAYRVNPALVRGLDYYGKTVYEWVTDSLGAQGTVCAGGRYDALVAQLGGSATPGVGFAMGVERLVLLLAAAGVTVQDRARPHVCWVVADDAARRFAFVVAEGLRDRLPWLRMQMPCGEGSLRSQMKKADRSGAELALIVGGDELTAAQVSVRALREGGVPQTGVEVGHLATFLAAQLNASGVDAAH; translated from the coding sequence TTGCAGCAGTTGAGGGCCGTCCGCGGCATGCCCGACATCCTGCCCGCACAGAGTGCGCTGTGGCAGCACATCGAGCGTGAAGTTGCCGCGCTGCTGCATGCGTTTGCCTACCACGAGATCCGCCTGCCGCTGCTCGAGCCGACCGAACTGTTCGGCCGCTCGATCGGCGAGGTCACCGACATCGTCGAAAAAGAAATGTACACGTTCGCCGATCGCAACGGCGACAGCCTCACGTTGCGTCCAGAGGGCACGGCCGGCTGTGTGCGTGCGGTGCTGCAGAACGGGCTGCTGCAGACCTTGCCGCTGCGCCTGTGGTACACGGGTCCGATGTTCCGTCACGAGCGCCCGCAAATGGGGCGCCAGCGCCAGTTTCACCAGATCGGTGTCGAGACCTTCGGGCTGTCCGGGTCGGACATAGAAGCCGAACATCTGCTGCTGCTGAGCCGGTTGTGGCAACGCCTCGGCGTGGCACACCTGGTCCGGCTCGAGATCAATTCGCTTGGCAGCGCGCTGGCGCGTGCCGCCTACCGTGAGGCGCTGGTCGCGTATCTCGGTATGCACGTCGATGCGCTCGACGAAGACAGCCGCCGTCGCCTGGGAACGAATCCGCTGCGTATCCTCGACAGCAAGGATGTGGGTACGCGTGCGGTGCTGGCGGGGGCACCGTCCCTGGCCACGTACCTCGACGAGGAGTCGCGTGCGCACATGGAGGGGCTGTGCGAACTGCTCGACGCTGCGGGCGTGGCGTACCGGGTCAATCCGGCACTGGTGCGTGGGCTCGATTACTACGGCAAGACCGTCTACGAGTGGGTCACCGACAGCCTGGGTGCACAGGGCACGGTGTGCGCCGGTGGTCGCTACGACGCACTGGTTGCTCAACTCGGCGGTTCGGCAACGCCCGGGGTCGGCTTTGCGATGGGCGTCGAACGTCTGGTATTGCTGCTTGCTGCGGCCGGCGTGACGGTACAGGACCGTGCCAGGCCACACGTGTGCTGGGTGGTTGCAGACGATGCGGCCCGACGCTTTGCGTTCGTGGTCGCCGAGGGTCTGCGCGATCGGCTGCCATGGCTGCGCATGCAGATGCCGTGCGGTGAAGGCAGCCTGCGCAGCCAGATGAAGAAGGCGGACCGCAGTGGTGCGGAGTTGGCATTGATCGTCGGTGGTGACGAACTGACCGCAGCGCAGGTCAGCGTGCGTGCACTGCGCGAGGGTGGAGTGCCGCAGACGGGGGTCGAGGTCGGGCACCTGGCGACATTTCTGGCAGCACAGTTGAACGCGTCCGGGGTGGACGCAGCGCATTGA
- the ispG gene encoding flavodoxin-dependent (E)-4-hydroxy-3-methylbut-2-enyl-diphosphate synthase: MLHASPIVRRRSRRIMVGSVPVGGDAPISVQSMTNTETCDVAATVAQIGTLVAAGADIVRVSVPSMEAAAAFAAIRSQVAVPLVADIHFDYRIALAVAKNGVDCLRINPGNIGREDRVRAVIDAARDHGIPIRIGVNAGSLEKELQRKYREPCADAMVESALRHIDILDRHDFQDFKVSLKASDVFMTVEAYRKIAGQIEQPLHLGITEAGGLRSGTVKSAIGLGMLLMDGIGDTIRISLAADPVEEIRVGWDVLKSLRLRAKGINFVACPSCSRQNFDVIATVNELERRLEDVREPLDVAIIGCYVNGPGESRAADVGVTGSAPHSLVFVGGEPHHKTDSTSLVDDIERTIRAALADKAAAPDAGDDALIAKG, from the coding sequence ATGTTGCATGCCTCCCCGATCGTCCGGCGGCGTTCGCGTCGCATCATGGTCGGCTCGGTGCCGGTTGGCGGCGATGCGCCGATTTCGGTGCAGAGCATGACGAATACCGAAACCTGCGATGTCGCGGCGACGGTGGCGCAGATCGGGACGCTGGTGGCGGCGGGAGCCGATATCGTGCGTGTATCGGTGCCGAGCATGGAGGCGGCAGCAGCCTTCGCGGCGATCCGCAGCCAGGTCGCCGTGCCGCTGGTCGCGGATATTCATTTCGATTACCGGATCGCACTCGCGGTGGCGAAGAACGGGGTCGATTGCCTGCGCATCAATCCGGGCAATATCGGCCGCGAGGATCGCGTGCGCGCAGTGATCGATGCCGCACGCGATCACGGCATTCCGATCCGCATCGGCGTCAATGCCGGTTCGCTGGAAAAGGAGCTGCAGCGCAAGTACCGGGAACCGTGCGCTGATGCGATGGTCGAGTCGGCGCTGCGGCACATCGATATCCTCGATCGCCACGACTTCCAGGACTTCAAGGTGAGCCTGAAGGCCTCTGACGTGTTCATGACCGTCGAGGCGTATCGCAAGATCGCCGGTCAGATCGAGCAGCCGCTGCACCTCGGGATCACCGAAGCCGGCGGCCTGCGCAGCGGCACGGTCAAGTCGGCGATCGGTCTCGGGATGCTGCTGATGGACGGCATCGGGGACACGATCCGCATCTCGCTGGCGGCTGACCCGGTCGAGGAGATCCGGGTCGGCTGGGACGTGCTGAAGAGCCTGCGTCTGCGCGCGAAAGGCATCAACTTCGTCGCCTGTCCGAGCTGTTCGCGGCAGAACTTCGACGTGATCGCGACCGTGAACGAACTCGAGCGGCGTCTCGAGGATGTACGCGAGCCGCTCGACGTGGCGATCATCGGCTGTTACGTGAACGGTCCCGGCGAGTCGCGTGCAGCGGACGTCGGCGTCACGGGAAGCGCACCGCACAGCCTGGTGTTCGTCGGTGGCGAGCCGCACCACAAGACCGATTCGACATCGCTGGTCGATGACATCGAGCGGACGATCCGCGCGGCACTCGCGGACAAGGCTGCGGCACCGGACGCCGGCGACGATGCGTTGATTGCCAAAGGTTGA